One window of the Nicotiana tabacum cultivar K326 chromosome 4, ASM71507v2, whole genome shotgun sequence genome contains the following:
- the LOC107765096 gene encoding uncharacterized protein LOC107765096: protein MTYILVEVDYVSKWVEAIALTNNEARSVTAFLKKNIFTWFGTPRVILSDGGSHFCNKAFVGLLEKYGVKHMVATPYHPQSSGQVEVSNWEIKNYSSKNCKACHLLVELENKAMWALKKLNPDWAEAANLRMTQINEMEELCFYAYENAAMFKERMNFVHDKKILKREFKSGDLVLLFNSRLKFFPGKLKSKWFGPFKVVNVSSYGAIELESGTGLETSK, encoded by the exons ATGACATATATCTTGGTTGAAGTAGATTACGtctccaaatgggtcgaggcaaTTGCCTTGACGAACAATGAGGCTAGGAGTGTAACTGccttcttgaagaagaacatatttacTTGGTTTGGAACCCCAAGGGTCATCCTTAGTGATGGTggttctcacttttgcaacaaagcttttgtcGGGTTGCTTGAAAAATATGGAGTTAAGCACATGGTGGccaccccttatcatcctcaatcgagtggtcaagttgaagtttcTAACTGGGAGATAAAAAACTATTCTAGCAAAAACT GTAAAGCTTGTCACTTGCTAGTGGAGCTTGAAAATAAAGCTATGTGGGCATTGAAAAAGTTAAATCCTGACTGGGCCGAAGCTGCTAATCTAAGAATGACACAAATCAACGAGATGGAAGAATTATGTTTTTATGCCTATGAGAATGCAGCCATGTTTAAGGAAAGAATGAATTTTGTTCATGACAAGAAGATTTTGAAGCGGGAATTCAAATCTGGTGACTTGGTCTTACTCTTCAACTCTAGACTGAAGTTCTTTCCGGGcaaactcaaatccaaatggtTTGGCCCGTTCAAAGTTGTGAATGTGTCTTCCTATGGCGCTATTGAATTGGAATCTGGGACGGGACTCGAAACTTCAAAGTAA